A region of the Dysgonomonas mossii genome:
TCAAAGTCTTGAATCACTTTAAGTATCTCTTCCAGCCTTGAAACGGGGATATCTATATTTTGCTGAAAAATAAGGTCATCCGAAATTGCCGATAAAGAGCGGTCGAGATAGCCGCTTTCGTCAATGTTGCCGATAATATATTCTGCTACCTTTTGGTTTTCATCGTTCAATTCACATTCTCCGAGCTGTTCGATAAGATATTCATGTAGAGATGCTGCTACTGAAAACGGAATTTCCTCTTGTTTTCCTACTCCTTGCCTGTTGTTGTCGCGGAGTTGGTAATCAGGGATTTCGTCTTCATTCATGTAGTCGCCTAGCGTGAGGTCTTCCTGCGAGATATTTGTATCATCCTCCGAACCATATTCATCGTCATATTCGGAGTTATCGTTGGGTTCGAGCCCTTCCTCCAACGCCGGATTTTCTTCGAGCTCCTGTTTTATTCGTTCTTCCAATTCAAGTACAGGCAATTCGGTTAGTTTTATAACCTGCATCTGCATAGGCGAAAGCTTCTGCTGTTGTTTGAGCTGTAATTGTTGTTTTAGAGCCATAAATACTACTGAATTCTATTAAAACAAAGATAATAATAAAAACAATATTACATTATCGATAGTTTTCTATATAGTAAGAATTCACAATCTCTGCCAATATTTTCCATTCTTCTATTTTCTGGTCCAAAGTCATTCTTGCATTCGCCGAACTCGGAGAGGGCAGGGTGATAAATTTCTTTTTTGTATCGAAACCTACATATTTTTTATAAAATTCTTCTGCTTTTTTACTGGTGAAAAATATGTATTCGATCTGAGGATATTCTTTGAAAAACTTCTTGAAATTGTTAGGCTTTTCATTTTTGATGCTGCTGTCTAAGCTTCCCTTTCCTTCACACGATTCGAGGACATCCCATATTGCTATATTATTCTTTATCAGGAAATCGCTTTTTTCTTTGTAGCTATCCGGTAACTCTTCCCCGAAGAGGGTGAAAATTATTCTCCAAAACTGATTGCTCTTGTGCCCGTATCTTTCTTGTTTGCGTAAAGATTCCTCGCTCGGCATTGTTCCAAGAATCAATACCTTGCAATCTTTATTTACAATAGGGTCAAATGCAATTTTTCTCATATCTC
Encoded here:
- a CDS encoding DNA-deoxyinosine glycosylase, which gives rise to MRKIAFDPIVNKDCKVLILGTMPSEESLRKQERYGHKSNQFWRIIFTLFGEELPDSYKEKSDFLIKNNIAIWDVLESCEGKGSLDSSIKNEKPNNFKKFFKEYPQIEYIFFTSKKAEEFYKKYVGFDTKKKFITLPSPSSANARMTLDQKIEEWKILAEIVNSYYIENYR